The following are encoded together in the Arcticibacterium luteifluviistationis genome:
- a CDS encoding AraC family transcriptional regulator gives MNTVKTYQKVNSQKESVSFSISKMEDIYTKRNGKADEPHRHHFYTVLIINKAIGLHKIDFNTYNLASKQIFFVAPGQVHQVIETEKSLGFAMTFSNQFLVENSIPLSFIASLNLFQNYGQTPPLLPNQDQFNTIENFSNQIFTLFRSDAKMKDLSIGAFLKLLLIECNNICAMNPIESDVDTSGDNLIRAFKSLVDDNYKKEHSTSYYATKLHITPDHLNRTVKSKIGKTAKEYIQSRIITEAKRLLYFTDSSSKEIGYELGYNEPANFSAFFKKHTLLSPSNFKKNEIQS, from the coding sequence ATGAACACCGTCAAAACATATCAAAAAGTAAACTCTCAAAAAGAAAGCGTAAGCTTTTCAATATCTAAGATGGAGGATATTTACACCAAACGAAATGGAAAAGCGGACGAACCACACAGGCACCACTTCTATACGGTTTTGATAATTAATAAAGCCATAGGACTTCATAAAATTGACTTCAACACATACAACTTAGCAAGCAAACAAATCTTCTTTGTTGCTCCTGGTCAAGTACACCAAGTAATAGAGACTGAAAAATCTTTGGGTTTTGCTATGACTTTTTCTAATCAGTTTTTGGTGGAAAACTCTATTCCATTATCCTTTATTGCTAGTTTGAATCTTTTTCAAAATTATGGACAAACTCCACCCTTATTACCAAATCAAGATCAGTTTAACACCATAGAAAACTTCAGTAATCAAATCTTTACATTATTTAGAAGTGATGCTAAAATGAAGGACTTATCCATTGGTGCATTTCTGAAACTCTTGCTAATAGAGTGTAATAACATTTGTGCTATGAATCCTATTGAATCTGATGTTGATACTTCTGGTGATAATCTCATTAGAGCTTTCAAAAGTTTGGTAGATGATAACTACAAAAAAGAACATTCTACCAGCTACTACGCAACTAAGCTTCATATTACGCCTGACCATTTAAACCGAACAGTAAAATCTAAAATAGGTAAAACAGCTAAAGAGTATATTCAATCAAGAATAATTACAGAAGCTAAAAGATTGCTCTATTTTACTGATTCCTCAAGTAAAGAAATTGGCTATGAATTAGGCTATAATGAACCTGCCAATTTTAGTGCATTCTTCAAAAAACACACCCTATTATCTCCTTCAAACTTCAAGAAAAACGAGATTCAGTCCTAA
- a CDS encoding pirin family protein — MNTVTHKADTRGKANHGWLNSNHTFSFANYHNPERMNFGVLRVLNDDRVQGGMGFGTHPHDNMEIISIPLEGDLEHKDSIGNIKVIKEGDVQVMSAGTGVTHSEYNKNKDKEVKFLQIWIFPKVKNLKPRYDQVSIRDIKKDNEFYQVLSPNQDDQGVWINQDAWFHIGEFTKGNQDTYKIKKQGNGVYAFILEGEVEINNEKLSKRDGMGIQDTNSITVKATKNARILLMEVPMTR, encoded by the coding sequence ATGAACACAGTAACTCACAAAGCAGATACAAGAGGAAAAGCAAATCATGGTTGGTTAAACTCAAACCACACTTTCAGTTTTGCAAATTATCATAACCCAGAAAGAATGAACTTCGGTGTACTTCGTGTCTTAAATGACGACCGAGTGCAAGGAGGTATGGGGTTTGGAACGCATCCACACGATAATATGGAAATCATTTCTATTCCTCTAGAAGGCGATTTAGAACACAAAGACAGTATTGGAAATATCAAGGTAATTAAAGAAGGTGATGTACAAGTAATGAGTGCCGGAACGGGCGTTACCCACTCTGAATACAATAAAAACAAAGACAAGGAAGTCAAATTCCTTCAAATTTGGATATTCCCTAAAGTGAAGAATCTAAAGCCACGATACGACCAAGTTTCTATCAGAGATATAAAAAAAGATAATGAATTTTACCAAGTACTTTCACCTAATCAAGACGACCAAGGTGTTTGGATAAATCAAGATGCATGGTTTCATATAGGAGAATTTACTAAAGGAAATCAAGACACTTATAAAATCAAAAAACAAGGTAATGGTGTTTACGCTTTTATCCTTGAAGGAGAGGTGGAGATTAACAATGAAAAACTTTCTAAAAGAGACGGCATGGGTATTCAGGATACTAATTCTATAACCGTAAAAGCGACCAAAAATGCTCGTATTCTTTTGATGGAAGTTCCAATGACCAGGTAG
- a CDS encoding TMEM175 family protein: MTKNRLEAFSDGVLAIVITIMVLELKVPEEPTFESLLKGLPLFLSYIISFIYIGIYWNNHHHLFHITQKVNGKILWSNLHLLFWLSLIPFTTAWLGESYSHSAPVSAYGFVLLMSSIAYNILQHNILKNHDEKFILRNAIGKDFKGKASILLNIIGVGVSFINTYIAIAAFVIVAAWWLVPEQRIEKISE, encoded by the coding sequence ATGACCAAAAATAGATTAGAAGCCTTTAGTGATGGCGTGTTGGCCATAGTTATTACAATTATGGTTCTTGAACTAAAAGTACCTGAAGAACCCACTTTTGAATCTTTGTTAAAAGGGCTTCCCTTGTTTTTAAGCTATATAATAAGCTTTATATACATAGGCATTTATTGGAATAACCACCATCATCTTTTTCACATCACCCAAAAGGTAAATGGTAAAATTCTTTGGTCTAATCTCCATCTTTTGTTTTGGCTGTCGCTTATTCCGTTCACCACAGCTTGGTTAGGCGAAAGCTATTCACATAGTGCTCCTGTTTCTGCTTACGGTTTTGTCCTGTTAATGAGTTCTATAGCCTATAATATATTGCAACATAATATTCTCAAAAATCATGATGAAAAATTTATTTTGCGAAATGCCATAGGTAAAGACTTTAAGGGCAAAGCATCAATTTTGCTAAATATAATAGGTGTTGGAGTCTCCTTTATAAACACCTACATAGCTATTGCTGCTTTTGTTATTGTAGCAGCTTGGTGGTTGGTGCCAGAACAGAGAATTGAAAAGATAAGTGAATAG